CACCACTTCGGGACTATTGCTGTTGAACATGGGAACATCGTCCAACTGTCCCGGCAAGGGTCGCACTGGCTGGGGGTTGAAAACGAGCCGTCGCACCACCGCCGGGGGCGTTGGGGTCGCTTGAGCCAGCCAAGGCACCATCCACATACATCACACCACGTGAGCGGGGAGCGAATGACCTAAAGGCTATAATAAGGCCATTGTTTCGGCGTGTTTCAAGTCGCAAAGCGGTTTCAGACGCAGTGACCACCCTTGGGTTAGCCAGTTTTTTGGCGCTGCTACTTTTATTCACGGCTTTATTTTCTGTACAAAATGCCACTTTGGTTTCCTTGCGCTGGCTGGTGTGGCAGTCTGTCCCTTTACCGCTGGGTCTGGTGTTGACCTTCGGTTTTGCCATGGGCCTGCTGCTGGGGGCAGCGATGCGTGTCGCTCGACGATTCTCCCGCCGGTGATACACTGAAAAAGGTGTATCCGAAAGGTAACGCAACAGGATTGAACCCTATGGCTTCCGTCTCTCCGAGCGCCGATGTGCCCGATATGGGACGCCGCCAGTTCATGAACCTGCTGATGACCGGGGGATTGACCACGGTGGCGCTAGCGGCTCTGTATCCATTTGTGAGCTTTTTTATTCCCGCCGGTTCGGGTGGGGGGGCTGCTGGTGGGGTCATCGCCAAAGACGCCCTAGGCAACGACATCAGAGTAGATGAATACCTGAAAACCCATCCCCCCGGTGACCGGTCCCTGGCCCAAGGCCCTAAGGGCGACCCGACCTACATTATCGTTACTGACGACGGGCAGATTGCCGAGTACGGGTTAAATGCGGTATGCACCCACTTGGGTTGCGTCGTGCCCTGGAACGCTAGCGAAAACAAATTTATTTGTCCCTGTCATGGTTCCCAGTACGACAAAACCGGCAAAGTGATTCGCGGCCCAGCGCCCCTATCCCTGGCTTTGGTGAAGGCGCAAGTGACCGACGATAACAAAATCCTATTTACCACCTGGACAGACAAGGACTTCCGCACGGGTCAAGACCCTTGGTGGACGTAAACCTAGAGAGCGTGATGGAGCAATGAACATCCAACGGTTTTTGCGACAACTCCTGCTGGTGGGTTTAGGCATCTTCCTGTGGTGGGGATGGACGCCAGCGCCGGCCTATGCCTATCCCTTCTGGGCGCAACAGGCTTATGAGAACCCCCGGGAACCCACCGGTCGCATTGTCTGCGCCAACTGTCACCTGGCCCAAAAACCGGTGCGACTGGAAATTCCCCAGGCGGTGTTACCCAACCAGGTCTTTGAAGCCAAGGTGAAAATTCCCTACGACACCAGCCTGCAACAGGTGTATGCCGATGGCAGTCGGGGACCCTTGAACGTAGGGGCGGTGGTCATTCTTCCTGAAGGTTTTACCCTCGCGCCGGAAGACCGCATCCCGCCGGAGCTGAAGGAAAAGACGGAAGGGATTTATTATCAAACCTACAGCGAAGACAAACCCAACATTTTGCTGGTGGGGCCATTGCCCGGCGACCAGTACCAGGAAATCGTTTTCCCTATCCTCGCCCCGGACCCGGCGACCAACAAGAACGTGCATTTCCTGAAATACCCGGTGTACGTAGGCGGTAATCGCGGGCGCGGCCAAATCTATCCCACCGGTGAAAAGAGCAACAACACCATCTTTACGGCGTCGGTAGCGGGACAAATCACTGCGATTACACCCCAAGAAGACGGCGGCTACCAAGTCACTATTCAGCCCGAAACGGGTGACCCGGTGGTGGAAACAATCCCGCCTGGGCCGCAGTTAATCGTGTCCGTTGGGGATACGGTAGCAGCGGATGCGCCGTTAACCGATAACCCCAATGTGGGGGGATTTGGGCAAGCCCACGGGGAAATTGTGTTGCAAAGCCCCACCCGGTTGAAGTGGTTGATGGCATTTCTGGCGACCGTCGCCCTGGCGCAAATCCTACTGGTGCTGAAAAAACGCCAGTGGGAAAAAGTGCAAGCCCAAATGGAATTTTAAGCGGGCCAATCAGCAGCTCAAACTGATGATGACTAGGGGGCCTTTAACGCTCCCTATTTTTGCGTCAAGGTCACAGGGCGCAGCTCCATCCTAGGTTTTCCCAGTCATCTTCAATTACAACTCACCTGTTTTTCCACCGCTTGATAGAGCGCCTTGAGCGCTGCATTTTCATCACGGGTAATCCGTTGGTCGAGCAGGGCCAACCCAATCGCTTTGGAGAGAATAAAGGCGCTCAATTCCGGTTCCAAATGCTCCATCAAGTCGTTTAGGTCAGTTGGCACTTTTAACGCAGCGTGAATCCCGGCAATCATGTCGTCTGATAACCCCAGGCGTTGGAGTTGGGGCGCCAGGGTTGGCCACTGTTCTAGGGCTTGGGGCTGACCCGCACGGATCACATTGGCGAGTATGCGTTGCACGCGACTTTGCTGAGCGGGAGTTAACTCCAGTTCCGTCATGACCGGTGTTGCCGCTGGCGTCAGTGGACTGTTTTGGAGATTGTTCAGAATCATGCGCCATTCCGCTTCGGTACACAGTTCCGGTCGGCCCACGCGCAGGGAAACCTAGATGTGTTCGCCACAGGTGGACAGTTCGGTGACGTGCGCCTGCACTCCCAGGTAACTGAGCCATTGGGACACCATCCCCACCAATTTCGTCCCCGCCGATTGCGCCTGGGTCAACAGTTGAATTTGGGAACGCACCAATTGCGCCAGCATAACACCCGCAAGTTGACAATCACTCTCATCCTAACAGGGCAGCGTCCAGTCACCGGAACCGAAGCGCAAAAACGTGCTCCCGCAACTCGCGCACACCCCGCGCTTGTAAACCAGGGTGCAGGGAAAGGGCCTCTTCATCACACCAGTGTTCAATATCGGCTGCTGCGCCGTAGAGCTGGTGGACTTCCGCTGGCGACACGCTAAAAGGGGGGCCTGGGAAATCCGTTTGGGGATAGGCAAACGTCAACAGGAGCATTCGGCTCCCGGAAGGCGCCAACGCCCGCATCTGAGCCGCATAAGCCCGACGCCTTGCGGGGGGTAGAGCCACCAGGGCAGCGCGGTCGTAGATGGCCACCGCACAACTGGCCGTTTCTCCCCATACAACGGCAGGCGTCAGGTCAAAGTAATCCCCGCACAGGAGCCGGAAGCCATCCGTTGTGTAGCACGTAAAGTCACCCTGTTGTTCTACCTGGGGGGTCATCCCGTTTTCGGCAAAAAACTGTTGCACCGCCAGGGGACTAATTTCCACCCCCACCACGGTGTGACCCTGTTGACGCAACCACACCATGTCCAGCGACTTGCCGCACAGGGGCACAAACACCATCGCTTCTGTTGGCATCTGCAACTGGGGCCACCAGGTAAGCAAGCGTGGGTTTGGCGTGAGCAGGTGAAAGCCGATTTCCCCTTTTTCCCAACGGCTGTGCCAGTACGCCGGTTCCATCCCTCTACACCAGCAACGACCCGTTGTGATTGTATAGCGAAGTCATGGATGCTCGTCACGTCTTGGGTCGCAGGGCAACTTTACTTCCGCAATTGACGGTGAATGAGTTGAGCCGCGCGCCGTCCGGTTTCTGCTCCTCCGTTCATGTAACCTTGATAGTCCAGGCTCGTATGTTCACCGGCAAAGAACAATCGTCCCACAGGTGCAAATTCCGCCCCGGCAATCGTCGTGTATTGCCCCACTTTCCAGCAGGCGTAGCTTCCTCTGGTAAAAGCGTGGCTGGGCCAGTGGAAGCGGGTGACCTTCCCCGTGTATTGCTTCGTTGCTCCAGGAAACAAGCGTTCGATAGCAGGTAAAAACTGGGTTGCTTGCGTTTGGGGCGTCCCTTGGCCAAGTTGCACTCCCGGCGTCCCACCCAGAAACAGGGTCAAGCTCCCAGCCCTAGGCCGTTGCAGCCGACTGCTGTCCCAACCGCTCTGGAAGGGAGCATCGGTAAAAAAGTCACCGTTATAGCCTGCTGAACGCCAGAAGGGCGTCTGAAAGCCCAGGATGAGTTTGGCGTTGGTCCCATATCCCAGCTCGCGAATGGCCTGTTGCTTCACCTTGGGTAGATTTACCTTGAGTTCCACCTTCCGCAAAACTGTAAACGGCAAGGTCAGGAGCACCACATCCGCTGAAACATCCACATAGCGCCCCCCTGGACGTTCAAACGTCATGCGATAGCCGGAGTCCGCTTCTCGGAGTGCGACCAAACGGTGCTCCAAGTTAACCTGCGGCGCTAGCAGGCGGGCCAGGCGGTCCACAATTTGTTGGTTGCCCCCCCGAATCTTATAGCGCTCGTCGCTCTCGCCATACAGGTTGAAACCATCGCTCAAGTCTGTGTCAATCATCAAGACCAAATTCAGACAAGACTGTTCCCCCGCATCCAGACCGTACTCCGTGACGTAAGCGACTTCCAGTAACTCGTAGAGCCAGCCGCTCAGTCCCAACCGCTGCAGGTATTCCGATAGCGATAGCCGGTCTAGGGTGCGCGCGTGGGGCGTGTGCTGGTTATAGGTCACTGTATCCCCCACTTTCTGGGCGTCCTGGGCGATGCGACGGGCCACGGGGCGTAGTGCCTCGATAATTTGTGCTTCTGTATAGCTCTGGCCATTAAAGACGTAACGCGTTTGCAGATTTTTCTCGGATGGGGCTTCCAAGTCAATCAAGTCGAGCTTGAACTGGCGGGCAAACCAGAGCATATCTTCATGGGAGCTATCAATGAACTCGCCCCCCAATTCCGTGACCAGTCCCGGCGCAAATTGGCCCGCTACAGAAAAAATGCGCCCCCCGATGCGATTGCTGGCTTCGTAGAGCGTGGCGTGCCAACCCAGGCGACGCAGGTGATAGGCTGCACTCAATCCGGCGATGCCCGCTCCCACAATCACAATCCGCGGTGATGCAACTGCCCGACCGATAGAATGCCATAGACCACCAGCCAGAGCACCTGTCGCAAAAGCTCCGGCAGTTCGTAGAAATCTGCGACGGGAGCGGCGTTCCCAGACGCGCTCGAATTGGTCAGGCGTTAGGGTGGCGGCGTTGAGCCAGCGTTGAACACAGCGAAACAGCGGAGTTCGTCCTGAGCGCCGGGATGAACGCGGATGAACCATGCCTGGGATGAACCATTTGGGCTATCAGCCAGCCTTCACCAGCCTACCAGTTCTGCGTGGTACGTTGCAATTTGCCGGTGCAGACCGGTGCAATCAAAACTCAAGAATCCCCCCCGCGTAAAGGATTTACCGTTGTTGTTTGTCATCCCTTAGGTTGCAGCCCTGTTGTTGGTTCTCTCTGACAAGCTCCACAGTTTTCTATCCCTCAGGGCCGAAACAGGTGGCGATGGTCTGGGTGATACAGGCGGGAGCGTTGCCCCTGCGCATGAAACACGGGACTAATCACGTACAACGTGGTGCGCGTCAGGTTTTCCCGGTGGGTCAGGGGGGCCATTTCCGCCAGCGGCACCAGCCAAATCCGCTCCTGAGGCCATCCCAGGCGATGACAAACTGCTACTAGCGTATCTGTAGGGTAATGCTTTTGTAATTCAGCTTGCGCTTGGTCCACCCAGCGGGCGCTTAGGTATAGGGCCAACGTCGCGCGATGGGCGGCAAGGTCAGCCAGCTTTTCCGGCATCGGTGTTACTCCTGGGGCGCGGGTGAGAATTACCGTTTGCACCACCTCCGGCAGGGTCCACTCAGTCTGTAGCCGGGCAGCGGCCAACTGCAACGACCCAATCCCCGGCACCACTTCTACGGCAACGCCGGCCTGGCGCAACGCTTCAATCTGTTCAGCAATTGCCCCGTAAATGCTCACATCCCCTGAATGCAAGCGCACGACCAACTGGTTCGCCTGCGCTCGGGACACCATCAATGGGACGATTTCCTCGAGCGTCAAATGTTTGGTCGGGATGCGTTCACAGTCGGGACGAGCCAAGGCTACGATGGCTGGGGGAATCAGGGAATCGGCATACACTAGGACATCCGCCTGCTGGATCAACCGCTGCGCCCGCACTGTGAGTAATTCCGGGTCACCCGGCCCTGCACCTACCAGGTAAACCTTCATGACCAGGTAAGACGTACAGGCTTTTATCCTAACGAATCAAGTCAGGTTGCTCTCGTCTCTCCTGGCCATTGTTATAGCCAAGCTTTTTAAGGTTGTCATATAATAAACGTGTTGCTAGGGAGTGAGAAAATGCCCAGACCATATAACTATGATTTGCGTAAGAAGGCGGTAGAAGCCATCTCGAATGGCGCCACTATCATGGAAGTCAGTCGGTTCCTGAACGTCAGCTATCGAACGGTACAGCGCTGGCTCAGACAATGGTCAGAAACCGGCGACGTTCACCCCAAGGAAGGCTATCAAAAAGGCCATAGTCATAAGCTGAAAGACCTAGAAGAATTTCAGCAGTTTGTGGATGCCAACCCCAGCCTGACTCAGCGGGAGATGGCCGCTCACTTCGGTGTGAGTTAAGGCCCTGCAAAAGATAGGCTATACCCATTTCTATCAAGAGCGAGACCCCAAAGAGCGACAGGCTTATTGTGAGTTAATCCAACAGATACCACCAGAGCAGGTGGTCTATATGGACCAATCTGGCGTAGATTACCGAGATATTGATGAATACGGTTGGGCGCCGAAAGGAGAGAGAGTTTAATCGTGGAGAACGAATTAGCATGATGGCGGCTTACCCATCAGGGCGTGTGATGGAACCATTTACTTGGATAGGCTATTGGTTAAGTGAGAGACTTTTACCAGCGATTGGTCCTGGGAAATTTTTGGTACTGGATAATCTGCAGCGGTCAGAAAGGTGGTGGAAGCGGCTGGATGTCGCTTGGTTTATTTACCAAGATATTCACCTGATTTGAATCCGATTGATAAAAGGTGGGTTAACCATGCGTGGAGTTTAACCAAACGGAACCTACGTTCTCTCGTGGATGAAGCTGTCTGTCTTCTATGTCAACCTTTGTCAGCTTAGCTATAATAGAGCAGACAAAGCGCATTGTTTATATTAACCAATCCGGCGTAGACTACCGAGATATTGGATACCCAGGAAGCAAGTCAGGACGTATGATGGATGAAGTGAGAAACTTTTGCCAGCAATAGGACAAGTGGCGGAAGCAGCTGGATGTCACTCATCGCTGGATTGGAATCTGATTGAGCAGGTCTGGCCTCAGCTGAAATAGTGGGTTAATTATGCTTGAAGTTTAATCAAAAAGAACCCATGTTACCTGGTAGGCCAAGCTGTCTGTCTTATATGTTAAGCTTTACCGGCTTAGCCGCAACACTGGGATGGAGCACTCGACCATGATCGCTCGGGCAGCAGATGTTTCCGCATTGGTTGCTTCTCAAGGGCGGCGACCTAAAGGTTTTCTGCCGTAGAAATATTGTGGCCGCTGTTCTGGACCAGCCGAAAAACGTCTCATTTTTTGTTTTTGTAAGATATGGGTGGAGATACGTACAAAGCCGGATTACAGGCACAATAGACACGGGAAGCACCTGCCTGGCTGAATAATAGAATATATGGAGAACTCATGGGGCCAAGGCTTCGAGGAGGTTCCCCATACGGCTGATGTGGCGTTACGGGTCTGGGGGCAAGACCTGAAGGAACTTTTTGTCAATGCAGCACGCGGGCTGGCTTGGCTGACGGCGGACCCGGCATCTGTTTGCCCTGAAAAGGAAACGTCGCTGGACCTGAGCGCGTCCGATGCGGAAACGTTGCTGGTCACTTGGCTGGGGGAACTTATTTACTTGAATGAGCGGGAGGGTCTGGTCTTTACGGAGTTTGACCTGGAAGAGGTCACGCCCATACACTTGCAAGGCGTGGTTCGCGGCGGCCGACCGACGGAAACCCGTCATCTGGTCAAGGCTGCTACATTCAGTGGCCTGTCTATCCGCTCCACTGAGCGTGGGTTGGAGACAACCGTCACATTTGATGTGTGATAGTTTCGACGCGGCCTTAGCGCTTTTGGTAAGGAGGTGAAAAAGTCATGGTGGAGAAGAAGGACTTTCGCCGGCTAGACAAAGCCGTTTGGGAATTGCCAAAAGAGGCACACCCAGATATGCGAGTTCCCGCCCGCATCTTCGCCAGTGCGGAGATGTTGGATGCCGCTTTCCGCGACCGAACGGCACAGCAGTTGGTCAACACAGCTACTTTGCCCGGTGTTCTCAAATATGCGATGGTGATGCCTGATTTCCATGAGGGCTACGGTTTCCCTATCGGTGGTGTCGCAGCAATGGACGCGAAGACGGGTGTTATCTCCCCTGGCGGAGTCGGCTACGACATTAATTGCGGCGTCCGGCTGATGGCTTCCCACCTAGAGAAGGAGGAAGTCATGCCTTACCTTCGGGACTTGACCAACGCCCTCTACCGGGCTTGCCCCAGCGGTGTGGGTGAGTCTGGGCGCATTGAGGTCTCCTCACGCGAACTGGATGAACTCATGGTAGAAGGGGCCCGCTGGGCGCTGAAGCAAGGTCTAGCGCGGGAGGAAGACCTGGCCCACACCGAAGAGGAAGGTACGCTCCCCGGCGCTGACCCTAGCAAGGTGAGCGCCCGCGCTCGGGAACGGGGTGGCGACCAGATTGGCTCGCTGGGTGCGGGCAATCATTTCCTAGAGATTGACGTTGTGGAGGAAATTTTTGATCCCGAAGTAGCGAAAGCCTTCGGCCTGCAGGAAAACCAGATTGTCGTTCAGATTCACTGTGGTTCTCGCGGCTTCGGCCACCAGATTTGCGACGACTACGTCAAAGGTTTCCAGTCATCTGTCCGCAAGTACGGCATTTCCATTCCCGACCGGGAACTGGTCTGCGCACCTATTGACTCTCCAGAAGGCCGGGCTTACTACAGCGCCATGGCTTGCGCGGTCAATTACGCCTTTGTCAACCGTCAAGTGTTAGCGATGGGTGTCCGGGAGGCCTTCCGGGATGTCCTTCGGGGCAAGGTTCGCAACTATGACCTCTACCAGGTCTACGATGTGGCCCATAACATCGCCAAATTTGAAGAACACGAGATAGATGGCAAGCAGGTGAAGGTCTGTGTCCACCGCAAGGGAGCCACGCGCGCCTTTGGTCCAGGCCGTCCTGAGGTGCCGGAGGCGTACCGAGACGTAGGCCAGCCAGTCCTTGTCCCTGGTTCTATGGGGACGGCGTCCTACGTACTAGTGGGGACCAAGAAGGCCATGGAACTCTCCTTCGGGTCCACCTGTCATGGTGCGGGGCGGGTGATGAGCCGAGCCCAAGCACTGAAGAAAATCTGGGGTCCAGACCTAAAGCAAGAGCTGGAAGAAAGAGGGTTGGTCATCCGGGCTGGAAGCACCAAGGGATTAGCAGAGGAGGCGCCAGTAGCCTACAAGGATGTCAGCCAAGTCGTGGAGGTGGTCCAGAGTGCTGGATTGGCTCGGAAAGTCGCTCGGTTGCGTCCCTTAGCTGTCATTAAGGGATAGTCTGGTTTCCAAACGAGTGGGGACAGGCAAAGGCCCGCAGCGTCAGGGTCATGTTTTAAGTCCCTGAGTGCAAATGCCTATAGCTAAGCACATAATGCTTGACATAAGGGACGACTGAAACCTCTGCAGTTACAGGGTTGGCTGCTACTTGCGTGCGACAAATTAAGTGCTTTCTGCTCTAATATAGCTAAGCACACAATGTTTGGCATGAGCTACAACTGGAGACCTTGACGCTTCTGCCTTGCCCGCCGTCCAAACACGCCAACTTAAATGTTTTCTGCTATGGCAATAGAGCAGCGGCTATTTCGGTCTGATTGACTGCTATTTACTTGTTTAAAGTGATTGAGAAAGCACCTGGTTTCTTTGTTAAGCTTAACTACTTCCAAGTTAGACGGTAGTAAAATAAACAGGACGGGCATTAAGTAAAAATTAAACTGAGAAAGGTCTTTATTAAACCAATCTTTAACTGCTATGGCTAAAAACGTTTAGCTTGACATAGAATAGGGCTGATGAGTTCATAGAGGTTTTTCATGTCTAAGCCTTACAGCACAGATATGCGTCAGAAAGCCATTGAAGCGGTTGTGGGGGGTGCGACACTGGTCGAAGTGAGCTAGATGTTCAACATCGGGTATCATATGTTACAACGCTGGCTCAAGCAATGGTCTGAAACGGGTGATTGCTTACCAGAAGGAGCATAGTCATAAATTTCGCAAGTTTGTCGAGGCGAATCCCAGTCTGACCCAGAAGGAAATGGCGGCTAGTATGACGATTTGTAGGGCGCTTAATCAAGAGCGACAGGTGTATCTAGAGAGAATGAAGGATGTGAAGCCGGAAGAAGTAGTTTATTACCAGCAAGCAGTTTATGAGTATGGCTGGGGTGTAAAAGGGGAAAGAGTTTATGGCAAAAAAGAGTGAGTATGATGGGTGGTTATTATCTGGGGAGATTAATTGAACCATTGATATGGATAGGTAACTGCAATTTACAGCTGGTTTTAACTTGGTTATGTGAGTGGTTACTACCAGCCATTGAACATGGTAAAAAGATGATGTTGGATAATGCTAGTTTCCATCGGTCTAAGGTCATCAAGCATGTGGTGGAGTCGGCTGTGTGTGAACTGATACATTTGCCCAGATATTCACCAGATGTGCATCCGATTGATTGAGCAAAAGGTGTATAAGCTACAGGTGAATGCAATCGAAAATCTGCAACCTTATGGTCAATGAAACTATCCGTAGATTATGTCATGTTTTGTGATTTTATCTATAGGATAACGGTAACCCAAATGCAACCGCGCTTTGAGCATTAGGTTTTACTGGCTTGACTCCCTGCGGGTTCGATATGGTTCGATATACTGATGAGAATGTACTGACGGTGGATGACTCTCGAATGCCGGCTTCTGCTCCTGTTCCGAAACCCAAACGACGTGTCATAACCCGCCCCCGACCGGCGGCGAAACCGTCCCCTTCTAACCCGCCCGAATTGACGGACTACATTTACGGGCGGCACACGGTCTTGGCGGCATTGGAGCAAAACCAGCCCTTGAACCGGGTGTGGATCCTGCCGCAACTGCGCTATCACCACCGGTTTCAGCCCTTGCTTACCCAGGCCCAGGCGCGCGGCACCGTTATTGACCAGGTGGACGCTCAGCGGTTGGACCAGCTGACCCACGGCGCGAACCACCAGGGCGTTGTGGCGCAGGTCAGCCCCTATCAGTACTGGGATTTGGGGCAATTTCTGGAGCATATTCGTTCTCAGCCCCAGCCCTTGGTGGTTCTGGCGGAGGGCATTATGGACCCCCAAAACCTGGGAGCGATTATCCGCACGACGGAGGCCATGGGCGGTCACGGCGTCATCATTCCCCAGCGGCGGTGTGTGGGAGTCACCAGCACGGTGGCGAAGGTAGCTGCCGGTGCGCTTAGCCATCTGCCGGTGGTGCGCGTGGTCAACCTGACGCGGGCGTTGGAGGAGCTGAAAACGGCTGGGTTCTGGAGCTATGCCCTGGTGCCGGAAGCGCCGACGCCTCTATACGACGTGCAATTTGCCAACGCCGTGGCCTTGGCGGTGGGTTCCGAAGGCCCTGGGTTGACCTTGAACCTGCGCCGCCACTGCGATGTGTCTCTGTGCATTCCTCTGAGCGGCAAAACTCCTAGCCTGAACGCAGCTATCGCCTGCGGCATGGCCCTCTACGAAGTCCGTCGCCAACACCAACCCGCTCGGCTGCTCACACCTGTCGCCAAGTG
The nucleotide sequence above comes from Gloeomargarita sp. SKYB120. Encoded proteins:
- a CDS encoding LapA family protein, which translates into the protein MTTLGLASFLALLLLFTALFSVQNATLVSLRWLVWQSVPLPLGLVLTFGFAMGLLLGAAMRVARRFSRR
- a CDS encoding cytochrome b6-f complex iron-sulfur subunit — encoded protein: MASVSPSADVPDMGRRQFMNLLMTGGLTTVALAALYPFVSFFIPAGSGGGAAGGVIAKDALGNDIRVDEYLKTHPPGDRSLAQGPKGDPTYIIVTDDGQIAEYGLNAVCTHLGCVVPWNASENKFICPCHGSQYDKTGKVIRGPAPLSLALVKAQVTDDNKILFTTWTDKDFRTGQDPWWT
- the petA gene encoding apocytochrome f, whose product is MNIQRFLRQLLLVGLGIFLWWGWTPAPAYAYPFWAQQAYENPREPTGRIVCANCHLAQKPVRLEIPQAVLPNQVFEAKVKIPYDTSLQQVYADGSRGPLNVGAVVILPEGFTLAPEDRIPPELKEKTEGIYYQTYSEDKPNILLVGPLPGDQYQEIVFPILAPDPATNKNVHFLKYPVYVGGNRGRGQIYPTGEKSNNTIFTASVAGQITAITPQEDGGYQVTIQPETGDPVVETIPPGPQLIVSVGDTVAADAPLTDNPNVGGFGQAHGEIVLQSPTRLKWLMAFLATVALAQILLVLKKRQWEKVQAQMEF
- a CDS encoding thiopurine S-methyltransferase — encoded protein: MEPAYWHSRWEKGEIGFHLLTPNPRLLTWWPQLQMPTEAMVFVPLCGKSLDMVWLRQQGHTVVGVEISPLAVQQFFAENGMTPQVEQQGDFTCYTTDGFRLLCGDYFDLTPAVVWGETASCAVAIYDRAALVALPPARRRAYAAQMRALAPSGSRMLLLTFAYPQTDFPGPPFSVSPAEVHQLYGAAADIEHWCDEEALSLHPGLQARGVRELREHVFALRFR
- a CDS encoding FAD-dependent oxidoreductase, producing MIVGAGIAGLSAAYHLRRLGWHATLYEASNRIGGRIFSVAGQFAPGLVTELGGEFIDSSHEDMLWFARQFKLDLIDLEAPSEKNLQTRYVFNGQSYTEAQIIEALRPVARRIAQDAQKVGDTVTYNQHTPHARTLDRLSLSEYLQRLGLSGWLYELLEVAYVTEYGLDAGEQSCLNLVLMIDTDLSDGFNLYGESDERYKIRGGNQQIVDRLARLLAPQVNLEHRLVALREADSGYRMTFERPGGRYVDVSADVVLLTLPFTVLRKVELKVNLPKVKQQAIRELGYGTNAKLILGFQTPFWRSAGYNGDFFTDAPFQSGWDSSRLQRPRAGSLTLFLGGTPGVQLGQGTPQTQATQFLPAIERLFPGATKQYTGKVTRFHWPSHAFTRGSYACWKVGQYTTIAGAEFAPVGRLFFAGEHTSLDYQGYMNGGAETGRRAAQLIHRQLRK
- the cobM gene encoding precorrin-4 C(11)-methyltransferase; amino-acid sequence: MKVYLVGAGPGDPELLTVRAQRLIQQADVLVYADSLIPPAIVALARPDCERIPTKHLTLEEIVPLMVSRAQANQLVVRLHSGDVSIYGAIAEQIEALRQAGVAVEVVPGIGSLQLAAARLQTEWTLPEVVQTVILTRAPGVTPMPEKLADLAAHRATLALYLSARWVDQAQAELQKHYPTDTLVAVCHRLGWPQERIWLVPLAEMAPLTHRENLTRTTLYVISPVFHAQGQRSRLYHPDHRHLFRP
- a CDS encoding helix-turn-helix domain-containing protein, which encodes MPRPYNYDLRKKAVEAISNGATIMEVSRFLNVSYRTVQRWLRQWSETGDVHPKEGYQKGHSHKLKDLEEFQQFVDANPSLTQREMAAHFGVS
- a CDS encoding archease, whose translation is MENSWGQGFEEVPHTADVALRVWGQDLKELFVNAARGLAWLTADPASVCPEKETSLDLSASDAETLLVTWLGELIYLNEREGLVFTEFDLEEVTPIHLQGVVRGGRPTETRHLVKAATFSGLSIRSTERGLETTVTFDV
- a CDS encoding RtcB family protein, whose translation is MRVPARIFASAEMLDAAFRDRTAQQLVNTATLPGVLKYAMVMPDFHEGYGFPIGGVAAMDAKTGVISPGGVGYDINCGVRLMASHLEKEEVMPYLRDLTNALYRACPSGVGESGRIEVSSRELDELMVEGARWALKQGLAREEDLAHTEEEGTLPGADPSKVSARARERGGDQIGSLGAGNHFLEIDVVEEIFDPEVAKAFGLQENQIVVQIHCGSRGFGHQICDDYVKGFQSSVRKYGISIPDRELVCAPIDSPEGRAYYSAMACAVNYAFVNRQVLAMGVREAFRDVLRGKVRNYDLYQVYDVAHNIAKFEEHEIDGKQVKVCVHRKGATRAFGPGRPEVPEAYRDVGQPVLVPGSMGTASYVLVGTKKAMELSFGSTCHGAGRVMSRAQALKKIWGPDLKQELEERGLVIRAGSTKGLAEEAPVAYKDVSQVVEVVQSAGLARKVARLRPLAVIKG
- the rlmB gene encoding 23S rRNA (guanosine(2251)-2'-O)-methyltransferase RlmB: MTDYIYGRHTVLAALEQNQPLNRVWILPQLRYHHRFQPLLTQAQARGTVIDQVDAQRLDQLTHGANHQGVVAQVSPYQYWDLGQFLEHIRSQPQPLVVLAEGIMDPQNLGAIIRTTEAMGGHGVIIPQRRCVGVTSTVAKVAAGALSHLPVVRVVNLTRALEELKTAGFWSYALVPEAPTPLYDVQFANAVALAVGSEGPGLTLNLRRHCDVSLCIPLSGKTPSLNAAIACGMALYEVRRQHQPARLLTPVAK